A genomic window from Carassius gibelio isolate Cgi1373 ecotype wild population from Czech Republic chromosome A11, carGib1.2-hapl.c, whole genome shotgun sequence includes:
- the LOC128022432 gene encoding kelch repeat and BTB domain-containing protein 8 isoform X2: MFTSGLTESSQREVRIVGVESESMHLVLDYAYTSRVTLTESNVQALFTAASIFQIPALQDQCAQFMISRLDPQNCIGVFMFADAYGHQELWERSQDYIRKKFLCVMGEHEFLHLTKEQLVSILNSDDLNVEKEEHVYESIVHWLEYDCSRREADLPEVFAKCIRLPLLDEAFLSRIPPAFALALCRDSSDKGRLNGTNGCPQRLGMTASEMVICFDAAHKHSGKKQTVPCLDVAAGKVYKLCKPPNDLREVGILVSSENDIFIAGGYRPSNSEVCIDHRAESDFWQYEHAGNRWLPRSPMLRARIGCKLIHCYGKLYALGGRVYEGDGRNALKSVECYDARDNCWTAVSAMPVAMEFHSTVEYKDRIYVLQGEYFFCFDPRKDYWGHLPSMNVPRTQGLAALYKNCIYYIAGICRNHQRTFTVEVYDIEQNTWCRKRDLPFEQATSPYIKVLLLQGRLHLFVRATQVMVEELVFRTSRKNSLYQYDDEADQWTKVYETPDRLWDLGRHFECVVAKLYPQCLQKVL; the protein is encoded by the exons ATGTTCACAAGTGGCCTTACAGAGAGCAGTCAGCGGGAGGTGCGGATTGTTGGTGTTGAATCAGAGTCCATGCATTTGGTTCTGGACTATGCGTACACCTCACGAGTCACTCTCACGGAGTCTAACGTGCAGGCACTGTTCACCGCTGCCAGCATCTTCCAAATCCCAGCCCTCCAAGACCAATGTGCCCAGTTCATGATCAGCCGTTTGGACCCTCAGAACTGCATTGGGGTCTTCATGTTCGCAGATGCTTATGGCCACCAGGAGTTGTGGGAGCGCTCGCAGGATTACATCCGCAAGAAGTTCCTGTGCGTGATGGGAGAGCATGAGTTCCTTCATCTGACCAAAGAACAGCTGGTCAGCATTCTCAACAGTGATGATTTGAATGTGGAAAAAGAGGAGCACGTGTATGAAAGCATCGTGCACTGGCTGGAGTATGACTGTTCACGACGGGAGGCGGATTTACCTGAGGTTTTTGCCAAATGCATCCGCCTGCCCCTACTGGACGAGGCCTTTCTGAGCCGTATACCCCCAGCCTTCGCGCTGGCCTTGTGCAGGGATTCCTCGGACAAAGGTCGGCTAAATGGCACCAATGGCTGCCCACAGCGGCTGGGTATGACTGCATCAGAGATGGTCATCTGCTTCGACGCGGCTCACAAGCACTCAGGGAAGAAGCAGACTGTACCTTGCCTGGACGTTGCTGCCGGGAAGGTGTATAAGCTGTGCAAGCCTCCTAATGACCTCAGAGAGGTTGGCATTTTGGTCTCATCAGAGAACGACATCTTCATTGCCGGAGGCTATCGGCCGAGCAATAGTGAGGTGTGCATTGACCATCGTGCAGAGAGCGACTTCTGGCAGTATGAACATGCTGGCAACAGGTGGCTCCCGCGATCACCCATGCTGCGGGCACGCATCGGCTGCAAGTTAATACACTGCTACGGGAAACTCTACGCTCTGGGTGGTCGAGTGTATGAAGGGGATGGACGAAATGCTTTGAAGTCTGTGGAGTGCTATGATGCCAGAGACAACTGCTGGACAGCGGTCAGTGCCATGCCAGTGGCCATGGAGTTCCACAGCACAGTAGAGTATAAGGACCGCATCTATGTGCTGCAAG GAGAATACTTCTTCTGTTTTGACCCCCGCAAAGACTATTGGGGGCATTTACCATCTATGAACGTTCCCCGCACTCAAGGCTTGGCGGCCCTATACAAAAACTGCATCTACTACATCGCAGGCATCTGCAGGAACCACCAGCGCACGTTTACCGTGGAAGTGTATGACATCGAGCAGAACACCTGGTGCCGTAAAAGAGACCTCCCCTTCGAGCAAGCCACCAGCCCCTACATCAAGGTGCTTCTGCTTCAGGGCAGATTGCATCTGTTTGTTCGAGCCACGCAAGTCATGGTAGAAGAACTTGTATTTCGTACCAGCCGCAAGAACTCTCTCTACCAGTATGACGATGAAGCCGACCAATGGACAAAGGTCTATGAGACGCCGGACCGCCTCTGGGACCTTGGCCGCCATTTTGAGTGTGTGGTGGCCAAACTATATCCTCAGTGTCTTCAGAAAGTGCTGTGA
- the LOC128022432 gene encoding kelch repeat and BTB domain-containing protein 8 isoform X1: MAASGDIGKLLQVQNGTPASTSYNGVDALHACNILQQLKALYDEAQLTDIVVEVDHGKTFSCHRNVLAAISPYFRSMFTSGLTESSQREVRIVGVESESMHLVLDYAYTSRVTLTESNVQALFTAASIFQIPALQDQCAQFMISRLDPQNCIGVFMFADAYGHQELWERSQDYIRKKFLCVMGEHEFLHLTKEQLVSILNSDDLNVEKEEHVYESIVHWLEYDCSRREADLPEVFAKCIRLPLLDEAFLSRIPPAFALALCRDSSDKGRLNGTNGCPQRLGMTASEMVICFDAAHKHSGKKQTVPCLDVAAGKVYKLCKPPNDLREVGILVSSENDIFIAGGYRPSNSEVCIDHRAESDFWQYEHAGNRWLPRSPMLRARIGCKLIHCYGKLYALGGRVYEGDGRNALKSVECYDARDNCWTAVSAMPVAMEFHSTVEYKDRIYVLQGEYFFCFDPRKDYWGHLPSMNVPRTQGLAALYKNCIYYIAGICRNHQRTFTVEVYDIEQNTWCRKRDLPFEQATSPYIKVLLLQGRLHLFVRATQVMVEELVFRTSRKNSLYQYDDEADQWTKVYETPDRLWDLGRHFECVVAKLYPQCLQKVL, encoded by the exons ATGGCTGCCAGTGGAG ACATAGGAAAGCTGTTACAAGTACAGAATGGGACTCCAGCAAGCACAAGCTACAATGGGGTAGATGCCCTACATGCCTGTAACATTCTCCAGCAGCTTAAAGCCTTGTACGACGAAGCTCAGCTGACTGACATTGTCGTGGAAGTGGACCATGGCAAGACATTCTCTTGTCACAGAAATGTCCTCGCTGCCATCAGCCCATACTTCAG ATCCATGTTCACAAGTGGCCTTACAGAGAGCAGTCAGCGGGAGGTGCGGATTGTTGGTGTTGAATCAGAGTCCATGCATTTGGTTCTGGACTATGCGTACACCTCACGAGTCACTCTCACGGAGTCTAACGTGCAGGCACTGTTCACCGCTGCCAGCATCTTCCAAATCCCAGCCCTCCAAGACCAATGTGCCCAGTTCATGATCAGCCGTTTGGACCCTCAGAACTGCATTGGGGTCTTCATGTTCGCAGATGCTTATGGCCACCAGGAGTTGTGGGAGCGCTCGCAGGATTACATCCGCAAGAAGTTCCTGTGCGTGATGGGAGAGCATGAGTTCCTTCATCTGACCAAAGAACAGCTGGTCAGCATTCTCAACAGTGATGATTTGAATGTGGAAAAAGAGGAGCACGTGTATGAAAGCATCGTGCACTGGCTGGAGTATGACTGTTCACGACGGGAGGCGGATTTACCTGAGGTTTTTGCCAAATGCATCCGCCTGCCCCTACTGGACGAGGCCTTTCTGAGCCGTATACCCCCAGCCTTCGCGCTGGCCTTGTGCAGGGATTCCTCGGACAAAGGTCGGCTAAATGGCACCAATGGCTGCCCACAGCGGCTGGGTATGACTGCATCAGAGATGGTCATCTGCTTCGACGCGGCTCACAAGCACTCAGGGAAGAAGCAGACTGTACCTTGCCTGGACGTTGCTGCCGGGAAGGTGTATAAGCTGTGCAAGCCTCCTAATGACCTCAGAGAGGTTGGCATTTTGGTCTCATCAGAGAACGACATCTTCATTGCCGGAGGCTATCGGCCGAGCAATAGTGAGGTGTGCATTGACCATCGTGCAGAGAGCGACTTCTGGCAGTATGAACATGCTGGCAACAGGTGGCTCCCGCGATCACCCATGCTGCGGGCACGCATCGGCTGCAAGTTAATACACTGCTACGGGAAACTCTACGCTCTGGGTGGTCGAGTGTATGAAGGGGATGGACGAAATGCTTTGAAGTCTGTGGAGTGCTATGATGCCAGAGACAACTGCTGGACAGCGGTCAGTGCCATGCCAGTGGCCATGGAGTTCCACAGCACAGTAGAGTATAAGGACCGCATCTATGTGCTGCAAG GAGAATACTTCTTCTGTTTTGACCCCCGCAAAGACTATTGGGGGCATTTACCATCTATGAACGTTCCCCGCACTCAAGGCTTGGCGGCCCTATACAAAAACTGCATCTACTACATCGCAGGCATCTGCAGGAACCACCAGCGCACGTTTACCGTGGAAGTGTATGACATCGAGCAGAACACCTGGTGCCGTAAAAGAGACCTCCCCTTCGAGCAAGCCACCAGCCCCTACATCAAGGTGCTTCTGCTTCAGGGCAGATTGCATCTGTTTGTTCGAGCCACGCAAGTCATGGTAGAAGAACTTGTATTTCGTACCAGCCGCAAGAACTCTCTCTACCAGTATGACGATGAAGCCGACCAATGGACAAAGGTCTATGAGACGCCGGACCGCCTCTGGGACCTTGGCCGCCATTTTGAGTGTGTGGTGGCCAAACTATATCCTCAGTGTCTTCAGAAAGTGCTGTGA